One Carboxydothermus pertinax genomic window carries:
- a CDS encoding amidohydrolase, producing MSILIKNVVMLDLINHEAAEKDIFIEKDRISQIASKINLSPLTANTTIIDGKGKIALPGLVNGHTHVAMTLFRGAADDLPLMDWLNNVIWPSESRLKGEDVYWGSLLGIVEMLKSGTTTFCDMYFFMDEVARAVEESGIRALLSRGMVALDPVNGEKGLKESGEFIKNWQGKASGRITTALAPHAPYTCPPEFLKEVISEAKKLGVPIHIHISETLDEIKIIKEKYGTTPVRHLENLGLFEVKTIGAHLVHVDDEEIEILKRYRVGAIHNPQSNMKLASGIAPVQKMLERGVLVGLGTDGAASNNDLDMFEELRTASYLQKVSTMNSQALNAKTSLEIATLLGAKALGFEDIGAIKEGYKADIILVDANETYYYPRHNVFNLLAYSAKGADVETVIIDGEIVMKNRELTRIDEEKIKFEANKRGIQLVAG from the coding sequence GTGTCAATTTTAATAAAAAATGTGGTTATGCTTGATTTAATAAACCATGAAGCCGCAGAAAAAGACATTTTTATTGAAAAAGACCGTATTTCCCAAATAGCTTCTAAAATCAATTTATCCCCATTAACTGCTAACACGACGATTATTGACGGTAAGGGCAAAATAGCTCTTCCTGGACTTGTTAATGGTCATACCCACGTAGCCATGACTCTCTTTCGTGGGGCTGCCGATGACTTGCCATTAATGGATTGGTTAAATAACGTTATCTGGCCTAGTGAAAGTCGGTTAAAAGGAGAAGACGTTTACTGGGGAAGCTTACTGGGAATTGTTGAAATGCTGAAAAGTGGCACTACTACCTTTTGTGATATGTATTTTTTCATGGATGAAGTTGCCCGGGCGGTTGAGGAAAGTGGAATACGGGCTTTATTAAGCCGAGGGATGGTTGCTCTTGATCCTGTCAATGGCGAAAAAGGGCTTAAGGAGAGTGGCGAATTTATAAAAAACTGGCAGGGGAAAGCAAGCGGGCGGATAACAACGGCTCTAGCCCCTCATGCTCCGTATACCTGCCCGCCGGAATTTTTAAAAGAGGTTATATCAGAAGCGAAAAAATTAGGTGTTCCTATACATATCCATATTAGTGAGACGCTGGATGAAATTAAAATCATTAAAGAGAAATACGGAACTACTCCGGTAAGACATTTAGAAAATCTGGGATTATTTGAAGTAAAAACCATTGGCGCTCATTTAGTTCACGTTGATGATGAAGAAATCGAGATATTAAAACGTTATCGTGTGGGGGCAATCCACAATCCGCAGAGCAATATGAAACTTGCTTCAGGTATTGCCCCGGTTCAAAAAATGCTTGAACGGGGAGTTCTTGTAGGGTTGGGCACTGACGGGGCGGCAAGTAACAATGATTTAGATATGTTTGAAGAACTGAGAACTGCCTCATACTTGCAGAAAGTTAGTACAATGAATTCCCAAGCCTTAAATGCTAAAACCTCTTTAGAAATTGCAACTTTATTGGGAGCAAAGGCTCTTGGTTTTGAAGATATTGGGGCAATTAAAGAAGGATATAAAGCAGACATTATTTTAGTCGATGCCAATGAAACTTATTACTATCCGCGCCATAATGTTTTTAACTTGCTTGCGTATTCTGCCAAGGGGGCGGATGTCGAGACAGTTATAATTGATGGTGAGATAGTCATGAAAAACCGGGAACTAACCCGGATTGATGAGGAAAAAATTAAATTTGAGGCAAATAAACGGGGAATACAATTAGTGGCGGGGTAG
- the mtnP gene encoding S-methyl-5'-thioadenosine phosphorylase, with translation MTVKIAVIGGTGVYDPKMLKNLTKEKISTPYGEIEVTIGELAGKKVAFLPRHGAGHTVPPHLINYRANIWGLKMLGVKQIIATTAVGSLNLDMKGGDFVLIDQFLDFTKNRIYTFYDGGERGVVHTDVTEPYCPELRKIILKAGHDLGYTVHSSGTYVCTEGPRFETAAEIKMFAKLGGDLVGMTSVPEVVLAREAEMCYASISLVTNFAAGISPNPLTHEEVVEMMATKSEQLKNLIAKTIENLDPNRDCWCQHALSGQKELGK, from the coding sequence ATGACAGTAAAAATTGCAGTGATTGGTGGCACCGGGGTTTATGACCCAAAAATGTTAAAAAATCTCACTAAAGAAAAAATTTCCACACCCTATGGTGAAATTGAAGTTACTATTGGCGAACTGGCAGGAAAAAAAGTAGCTTTCCTTCCTCGACATGGTGCTGGCCATACGGTACCACCGCACCTTATCAATTACCGGGCCAACATTTGGGGATTAAAAATGCTTGGCGTAAAACAAATTATTGCGACAACTGCAGTTGGTTCATTAAATTTAGATATGAAAGGTGGCGATTTTGTTTTAATTGATCAGTTTCTTGATTTTACTAAAAACCGAATTTATACCTTTTATGATGGCGGTGAACGGGGGGTAGTTCACACTGATGTCACCGAACCTTATTGTCCTGAACTAAGGAAAATCATCTTAAAAGCAGGACATGATTTAGGTTATACCGTTCATTCGTCGGGAACTTATGTTTGTACGGAAGGTCCGAGATTTGAGACGGCTGCCGAAATAAAAATGTTTGCAAAATTAGGTGGCGACCTTGTGGGGATGACCAGTGTACCGGAAGTGGTTTTAGCTCGCGAGGCAGAAATGTGCTATGCTTCGATATCCCTTGTTACCAATTTTGCTGCTGGGATTTCACCAAATCCGTTAACTCACGAAGAAGTAGTGGAAATGATGGCAACTAAAAGCGAACAATTAAAAAACCTTATTGCCAAAACCATAGAAAACTTAGACCCCAATCGGGATTGTTGGTGTCAACATGCACTAAGTGGTCAGAAAGAATTAGGAAAGTAA
- a CDS encoding aspartate aminotransferase family protein, which translates to MLKLSRKKKEVKNMELITLEKALNLTRQDIRDLYREYVNESLATLLGLLEFDKQFVRAKGTKVWDNEGNEYLDFLGGYGSLNFGHNPEEIWQAVDEVKDLPNLLQASIGQLIGAAAFNLAAITPGNLKRVFFGNSGAEAVEGALKLARIYTGRPGIVYAHNSFHGKSFGALSVTGRQKYQTPFSPLLPECYPVVYGDLDELESILKSKPIAAFIVEPIQGEGGVIVPPKGYLKGALELCHKYGALLIADEIQTGFGRTGRVFAVEHEGIVPDIMCVAKSLGGGVIPVGAYITSDAIWKKAYGSTDKATLHTSTFGGNTKAMAAVIKAMELLIKWDLAKKADELGNYFLDQLKSLQNSYPLIKDIRGKGLLIGIEFNEPKGILNKIPGLTNLAREYTGSFVAGLLMNKYRIITAYTLNNPNVIRLEPPLIVEKEELNFMVSALKEIFESHNSFLGVASANLKTVFGSLFKK; encoded by the coding sequence ATACTTAAATTGTCAAGGAAAAAGAAGGAGGTTAAAAATATGGAACTCATTACCTTAGAGAAAGCTTTAAATTTAACCCGCCAGGATATACGCGACCTCTATCGGGAATACGTAAATGAAAGTTTGGCAACTCTTCTAGGTTTATTAGAATTTGATAAGCAGTTTGTTCGAGCTAAAGGGACAAAAGTTTGGGATAATGAAGGAAACGAGTATCTTGACTTTTTAGGGGGCTATGGCAGTTTAAACTTTGGCCATAATCCTGAAGAAATCTGGCAAGCAGTCGATGAGGTAAAAGATTTACCCAATCTTTTACAGGCTTCTATTGGTCAGTTGATTGGAGCTGCAGCTTTTAATCTGGCGGCAATCACTCCAGGCAACTTAAAACGAGTTTTCTTTGGAAATTCAGGAGCTGAAGCAGTTGAAGGAGCTTTAAAACTTGCCAGGATATATACTGGAAGACCAGGAATAGTCTATGCCCATAATTCTTTCCACGGAAAATCTTTTGGAGCATTATCTGTAACTGGCCGCCAAAAATACCAAACTCCCTTTTCACCCCTTTTACCGGAGTGTTATCCCGTGGTTTACGGCGATTTAGATGAATTAGAAAGTATTTTAAAATCCAAACCTATTGCCGCTTTTATAGTTGAACCTATTCAAGGAGAAGGAGGCGTTATAGTTCCTCCAAAAGGCTATCTTAAAGGCGCTTTAGAGCTTTGTCATAAATATGGAGCTTTATTAATTGCCGATGAGATTCAAACGGGTTTTGGGAGAACAGGAAGAGTTTTCGCTGTAGAGCATGAGGGAATTGTTCCGGATATTATGTGCGTAGCTAAATCTTTAGGCGGTGGAGTCATCCCTGTTGGCGCCTATATAACTTCTGATGCCATCTGGAAAAAAGCTTATGGATCAACCGATAAAGCAACCTTACATACCTCCACCTTTGGTGGAAACACTAAAGCAATGGCAGCTGTTATAAAGGCTATGGAACTTTTAATTAAATGGGATTTAGCAAAAAAAGCCGACGAATTGGGAAATTATTTTTTAGACCAGTTAAAATCCTTACAAAATTCCTATCCCTTAATAAAAGATATTCGTGGAAAAGGTTTACTAATTGGTATTGAATTTAATGAACCTAAAGGTATATTAAATAAAATTCCCGGACTTACTAATCTTGCCCGGGAATATACTGGAAGTTTTGTCGCCGGATTATTGATGAATAAATACCGCATAATCACTGCTTATACTTTAAACAACCCCAACGTAATCCGTTTAGAACCACCCCTAATTGTGGAAAAAGAAGAGCTCAATTTTATGGTAAGCGCTCTTAAAGAAATTTTTGAAAGCCACAATAGTTTTCTGGGAGTTGCCTCGGCCAATTTAAAAACCGTCTTTGGTTCACTATTTAAGAAATAA
- a CDS encoding class II aldolase/adducin family protein encodes MKLSVEKIKEKIVKTTQKLCQYGLMFYNWGSLSVYIPEENVVVITPLTPDMACLSTFDVLIVDMDGNVLEGENQAKFNLKLHRQIYNVRSDVRAIIHAHPVNSTVLSILHEPLPLILPEMVRTIGKDVPITGSLFIDSPAYLDEIKALAERHNAFLLANNGLVTLGKNLDESFNLCRMVEKCSEIYLQALRVKEPRVLNLEEINYLKNLF; translated from the coding sequence ATGAAGTTAAGTGTGGAAAAAATAAAGGAAAAAATAGTAAAAACCACCCAGAAACTCTGCCAGTATGGCCTAATGTTTTATAATTGGGGTAGTTTAAGCGTCTACATTCCTGAAGAAAATGTTGTAGTCATCACACCGTTAACTCCGGATATGGCCTGTCTTAGTACCTTTGACGTCCTAATTGTGGATATGGATGGTAACGTCTTGGAAGGAGAAAACCAGGCTAAATTTAACTTAAAACTTCACCGGCAAATTTATAATGTACGTTCGGATGTTCGAGCGATTATCCATGCTCATCCGGTTAATAGCACTGTCCTTTCCATTTTACACGAACCTTTACCGTTAATATTACCGGAGATGGTGAGAACTATTGGTAAAGATGTGCCTATTACAGGTTCTTTATTTATTGATTCCCCAGCGTATTTAGACGAAATCAAAGCTTTAGCAGAAAGGCATAATGCTTTTTTGCTAGCCAATAATGGCCTTGTAACTTTAGGCAAAAATCTTGATGAAAGCTTTAACCTTTGCCGCATGGTTGAAAAATGTTCCGAAATATACCTGCAAGCTCTCAGAGTGAAGGAACCGCGCGTCTTAAATCTTGAAGAAATAAATTATCTTAAAAATCTATTTTAA
- the ftsY gene encoding signal recognition particle-docking protein FtsY, which translates to MGFFDRLKDGLLKTKQNIVAKIEDVLKKSSVDEELFEKLEEILIEGDVGVKPSLELVEKLRKVAKEQRISDGEQLKQVLKEEIRTILALGDNSLKETSRNPQVILVVGVNGVGKTTTIGKLAYYFKQQGKQVILAACDTFRAAAIDQLEIWGNRTGCQVIKHSEGSDPAAVAFDAVKAAVARRADILIVDTAGRLHTKTNLMEELRKIKRVIEREVSGAPDEILLVLDATTGQNALSQVEYFNKALELTGLVLTKLDGTAKGGVIIGIKSSYQIPIKFIGVGEKMDDLRPFDPHEFVEALFN; encoded by the coding sequence TTGGGTTTTTTTGACCGGTTAAAAGATGGTTTATTAAAGACGAAACAAAATATTGTGGCCAAAATTGAAGATGTTTTAAAAAAATCTTCGGTTGATGAGGAGCTTTTTGAAAAACTTGAAGAAATACTAATTGAAGGGGATGTAGGTGTAAAACCCAGCCTGGAGCTTGTGGAAAAACTCAGAAAGGTAGCAAAAGAACAGCGAATTTCCGATGGTGAACAATTAAAACAAGTGTTAAAAGAGGAAATTCGTACAATATTGGCTTTGGGTGATAATAGTCTCAAAGAAACTAGTAGAAATCCTCAAGTTATTTTGGTAGTTGGGGTAAATGGGGTAGGTAAAACCACAACTATTGGCAAGTTGGCTTATTATTTTAAACAGCAGGGTAAACAGGTCATTTTAGCGGCGTGTGATACTTTTAGAGCAGCGGCCATTGATCAACTGGAAATTTGGGGGAATAGAACTGGGTGCCAGGTAATAAAGCATAGCGAAGGGTCAGATCCTGCAGCGGTAGCTTTTGATGCAGTAAAGGCAGCAGTAGCTCGCAGAGCTGATATCTTAATAGTGGATACTGCGGGAAGGCTTCATACCAAAACAAATTTAATGGAAGAGCTTCGAAAAATAAAAAGGGTTATTGAAAGGGAAGTTTCAGGAGCTCCTGATGAAATTTTACTGGTTTTGGATGCCACTACTGGACAAAATGCTCTAAGCCAGGTTGAGTATTTTAATAAAGCGCTGGAATTAACTGGTTTGGTTTTAACAAAACTAGATGGTACGGCTAAAGGTGGAGTAATAATTGGGATAAAAAGCAGTTATCAAATCCCAATAAAATTTATAGGGGTTGGCGAAAAAATGGATGATTTAAGGCCTTTTGACCCCCATGAATTTGTGGAAGCTTTGTTTAATTAA
- a CDS encoding adenosylhomocysteinase translates to MSIIRDINLAPVGHQKIEWVKKYMPVLNYLKNELKEKKPFVGKKITMSIHLEAKTAYLALVLKELGAEVAVTGSNPLSTQDEIAAALVDQGLEVYAWHGATAEEYEEHLIKALEFKPDIIIDDGGDLVHILHNVRPELAEKVIGGAEETTTGVHRLRILEKNNALKFPMIAVNDAFTKHMFDNRYGTGESSLTALMANTNLLIAGKNFVVAGYGWCGKGVAQKARGLGARVIVTEVNPVRALEAYMDGFEVTDSLTAAKIGDIFVTVTGCKDVFRAKHFAVMKDGAILANAGHFNVEINLDELQEMAVAVSEVRPNIKGYLLADGRQLNVIAEGRLVNLAAGQGHPAEIMDLSFSLQLLSALYLLEKQGVLSPKVYNLPQELDEKVAYYKLKSLNIEIDSLTADQRAYLFG, encoded by the coding sequence ATGAGTATTATCCGCGATATAAACTTGGCTCCTGTAGGACATCAGAAAATTGAATGGGTAAAAAAATACATGCCAGTTTTAAATTATCTTAAAAATGAACTTAAAGAGAAAAAGCCTTTTGTCGGCAAAAAAATTACCATGAGCATCCATTTAGAAGCTAAAACTGCCTATCTTGCCTTAGTTTTAAAGGAACTTGGGGCAGAAGTGGCCGTAACCGGTTCAAATCCTCTTTCCACTCAGGATGAAATTGCTGCAGCACTAGTAGACCAGGGTTTAGAAGTTTATGCCTGGCATGGGGCAACTGCCGAAGAATACGAGGAGCATTTAATTAAAGCCTTAGAATTTAAACCGGATATAATTATTGATGATGGAGGTGACTTAGTCCACATTTTACATAACGTCCGGCCCGAACTTGCCGAAAAGGTTATTGGCGGTGCTGAAGAAACCACCACTGGAGTTCATCGCTTGCGGATTTTGGAGAAAAATAATGCTCTTAAATTCCCAATGATTGCGGTAAATGATGCATTTACAAAGCATATGTTTGATAATCGTTATGGGACCGGTGAATCATCGTTAACTGCTCTCATGGCTAATACTAACTTATTAATTGCCGGGAAAAATTTTGTGGTAGCAGGTTATGGCTGGTGCGGTAAGGGGGTAGCCCAAAAAGCCCGGGGGCTTGGAGCCAGGGTTATTGTTACTGAAGTCAATCCTGTTCGGGCCCTGGAAGCTTATATGGACGGTTTTGAGGTAACCGATTCCTTAACGGCAGCTAAAATTGGGGATATTTTTGTAACTGTTACCGGTTGCAAAGATGTATTTCGGGCCAAACATTTTGCAGTAATGAAAGATGGCGCCATATTGGCTAATGCTGGTCATTTTAACGTTGAAATTAACCTAGATGAACTTCAAGAAATGGCAGTTGCGGTTTCGGAAGTAAGGCCTAATATTAAAGGATACCTTTTGGCTGATGGCCGGCAGTTAAATGTAATTGCTGAAGGACGTTTAGTGAATTTAGCGGCAGGGCAGGGACATCCGGCGGAAATTATGGATCTTTCCTTTTCCCTTCAGCTTTTATCAGCTTTATATCTCTTAGAAAAGCAGGGCGTACTTTCACCTAAAGTTTATAACTTACCTCAGGAACTTGACGAAAAAGTTGCATATTATAAATTAAAATCACTTAATATTGAAATCGATAGCTTAACTGCAGACCAAAGAGCTTATTTATTCGGATAA
- a CDS encoding class I SAM-dependent rRNA methyltransferase, protein METVRLLGGKPHRVLGGHPWIYKTELEQQYPYPPGELVRVFDHKNRFIGIGYYNPNSQIAVRIMSFVDEDINYQWFKNKIEKAKQYRSLVVSDTDAYRLIYGEADQIPGLIVDCFGDYLVLQSLTYGIERLKPLIVEALMEVVKPKGIYERSDVPVREKEGLPLVTGLLAGEVPELVIIKENGFRFSVNIKEGHKTGYFLDQRENRLALKPFVVGKSVLDCFCHTGAFSIYAAGFGAREVTGVDISSEAIARAQENAALNGYSNKIYFFEANCFDYLRELEKEKAKFDVVILDPPAFTKSKAALEGAIRGYKEINLRALKLLNDGGFLITSSCSYHLTEDLFWDVLYDAAYDAKKRVRIIEARRQAKDHPMLLSSPETYYLKYFILQVIS, encoded by the coding sequence GTGGAAACAGTGCGCTTGCTTGGAGGAAAACCTCACCGAGTATTAGGTGGTCATCCTTGGATTTACAAAACTGAATTAGAGCAACAATATCCTTATCCTCCAGGGGAGTTAGTTCGGGTTTTTGACCATAAAAACCGCTTTATTGGAATTGGTTATTATAATCCCAACTCCCAAATTGCTGTCAGGATAATGTCTTTTGTCGATGAAGATATAAACTACCAGTGGTTTAAAAACAAAATTGAAAAAGCAAAACAGTACCGCTCGTTAGTAGTTTCTGATACTGATGCCTACCGGTTAATTTACGGGGAAGCGGATCAAATTCCAGGGTTAATTGTGGATTGCTTTGGTGATTATTTAGTTTTGCAGAGCTTAACCTATGGAATTGAAAGACTTAAGCCCTTGATAGTTGAGGCATTAATGGAAGTAGTTAAACCAAAAGGCATTTACGAACGAAGCGATGTTCCAGTGCGGGAAAAAGAGGGGTTACCGTTAGTGACTGGACTTTTGGCCGGGGAAGTACCGGAGCTGGTTATAATAAAGGAAAATGGTTTTAGATTTTCAGTAAATATCAAAGAAGGTCATAAAACCGGCTATTTTTTAGATCAAAGAGAAAACCGCTTAGCTTTAAAGCCGTTTGTGGTAGGAAAATCCGTTTTAGATTGTTTTTGTCACACCGGAGCATTTTCTATTTATGCGGCAGGCTTTGGTGCCAGGGAAGTAACGGGGGTTGATATTTCTTCTGAGGCTATCGCCAGGGCTCAGGAAAACGCCGCGTTAAATGGTTATAGCAATAAGATTTATTTTTTTGAAGCAAATTGTTTTGATTATCTGCGGGAATTGGAGAAAGAAAAGGCCAAATTTGATGTGGTGATTTTAGATCCGCCGGCCTTTACTAAAAGTAAAGCAGCATTAGAGGGAGCCATTCGTGGGTATAAAGAGATAAATTTACGGGCATTGAAACTTTTAAACGACGGTGGTTTTTTAATTACCAGCTCCTGTTCCTACCATCTTACCGAAGATTTATTTTGGGATGTATTGTATGATGCTGCATATGATGCCAAAAAAAGAGTGAGGATAATTGAAGCCCGCCGGCAAGCTAAGGACCACCCGATGCTTCTTTCCTCACCCGAAACCTATTATTTAAAGTATTTTATTTTACAAGTTATTTCTTAA